CAGGAAAACCATTAAAATTCCAACATTTGTGgcatatttattttctttgatTGCGTGGTTTTTGTGTGGGTACGCTTTTCTTAGAAATTTCTGGAAATTGTGAAACGTTTAAAACACAAATCTGTCACCAAATTTACATAAATACAAAATCGCACGCATAATGGAAGATAAGGTGCGAATTGGAGGAGTTACCAAAATGTGGTCACTAACATGTTGATTGTTGTCGAAGAAACGAGATTGTCCaagaaaattcatttattgaaaactaaaacaacTTTTTTAGAATGAATGAGAAAGATGATGGAGAACCGAGACCCGGAAACTCGGTCCAGGGCTGAATCCTCCATCCACGGCTGCACCCAATCTCCGACAGGTTCGACTCCACCTGATCCAGCCAACGAACTCGCTGTGCTCCTCTACGCCTCATGCCGAACGGGTCGCTGATGAGCACCTTTCTGGTGGGGCATAAGTGCGGCATGCCGGCTTTGGCTTCcgacatttttttatatctttcaCAAGAAGACAAACTTCATATTCATATTTGTAccgttatttgtttttattttttgatgaATTAATGCAACACCGAACTGAAGGTTGGAAATGAAGCACAGGGaatagtttttatttattaaaacgaCAACTATACAggtattttacatttaaaaaaagaaaatttcaaaaacacagTCAAAAGCGATACAAAAAttggttcttgtttttttcgctGCAGTTTGAGTTCCTGAAGTTCTTAGCTAAATATCGTTTATTGCCTTCTGAGAGGTTGACTCGACAGGTTGGTTGTCCAATTGAtcggtttttgcttttgtctCATTGCCATACGACGGATTCGATCCAGTCAAGGTACGAGCTGACTCTAGTGTAGATTGCCGGCGTTGCACTACCGCACACCTGTCCGAACGATGTCACACCAACGATGTAGAACATGCATTGGTTTTCTTCGCGCGTTACCTGCAACGGGCCGCCGGAGTCACCCTGGCAGGTATCCTTTCCGCCCGAGAGATCTCCAACGCATATCTGCGTGCTGCTGATGCCCTGGCGGATGTGGCGGTTCAAGCGGTACCGATCGGCACACAGTGCGTTATCGTAAATATTCAGCGCCACTTTGCGCAGTTCGTCCGACTTGGGTCCAAAGTCTTCGGTCAGCCCGAACCCGGTCGCAATCGCTGTGCTTACGTCCAATCTTTCCGATGTGTACAGACAGGCCGGACGGATAAAGTTCGTAAAAACCacccgttcgttcgtttcgatCAAGGCAAGATCGTTGTATTTGCCGGCGCTCCACTTAAAATCTGGATGCACGATGAACCGCTTGATGTCGTAATCCTCCGGCTCAGCACCATCGTCCTCGCGCACCAGGTTTTGATCACCCAAACGCACGATCGATGGCAATTCGCTGAAAGTAGACAAATCCTGAATCAGTGATGCATTTGTGTTCGCAGGACTGTTTGCTATGATATACCCTGATTCGGATTCGGCGTAACAATGGGCCGCCGTTAGCAGATAGTATTCGCTGATCAGTGATCCACCGCATTCGAACGAGTAGCCACCGGTCGGACGACGCCAACCGATCGCTGCCATGTGGGGAAACTCGCCCGGTTTGGTAATGTTGCCACCGACGATCAGCTTCACCACCATGTCACACTTTGGCACATCAATTTTGACCAGCGTTGGATTGAGCGTCAACGCACTGATGGCGACACTCTCCGTAGTAAGATCCTTGTAGTCTCTACATTCTAGGAAACCATGAGAGAGCTTTTCGTGATAGTTCCTTTAGGCATACCATTGCACTACTTTCTCTGAAACTTACTTTTCTCGCTGATACGTTCGGTTCCGCCACGATTAGTCGAGCTTAGTGGACCTGTTCTAGTGACGCTAGCTGATGCCAGCTGTTGCGATGGTGGACAACAGATGATTGCTTCCGTTGCTGAATAGCTGCACACGGTAATGCGATTGCCGCGCTTACACTTTGAGTATGGTCTGCATACTCCCGTCTCTCCCTGGTGCTGACAGGATTCACCCTCtatgaaggaaaagaaaaaagcattttatttgttaaacCATCAGAAAGGTGTGGACTTACATTATGAGACGTTTTGGGAGCTGTACTCTTATCAAGGCACCacatttttaaagttttaaactgcttttttttctatctaaCCATCTAGCTCATTTGATAATCGGCATCACAGTAACTGGTGGAATTCTCACGGTACGAAATGTAAACAACGTTGCCGGGCACTCGAAGTACCGTGCCTACTTGATTTGATTGACTGTGCCTCACATCGCGTTTGATTATTGTGTGGATTCTCGTACGCTGgggtttgtgcgtgtgcgaatATTCTTGCAAATCATTGTTCTCGAGGAGATTCCGATTTGCTGATAACACACTTAGCACATTTTCTGTGCGAATCTCGGACGGAACATTCGACAAAACATTTGCACATCCCAACAGATTAGTGCGTCAGTAGTGgatttacattattatttaacACCTTATAACGACACATTACGTCTTGTTGCAACAATTTGCAAGAACAATGCGAGACTGTGACTTAAAACCGGCTTGCCATGGAACAGTGTCTATAAGCACACTTCTAGCTGTTTCCTCTAACTTAAATGACCTTTTATATGCGTGTAGACGGAGCAAAATAGGAAGAAGAATAGAGGGATTAACTTGCAAAAGCATCTTTACCTTGCAGAGCCAATAAACTATGCGTAAGGCAACACAGCACTAGAAACACTGTCCACATCGTCAATATAGACACGGGATGGCTTGCGGCCATCTAAAACACTATATTTCGGCTACAAATCTAAACATAAAGTGAACCAAACAAGCGATCGTTTCTATCGGCGCGAGGCACGGCGCTATTAATCGCAGTAATGGCGCAGCTTCCGTGCGACTGCCACTGCGAATACTAACACTGTAGAAAGAAAAACGAGTTTTAATCGATCGTGTGCGCAATCTCGCGTCTCGTAGACTGCCGATGCCGCGTTCTGGAGGCTGATCAACCGTGCTTTTGCTTAAATTCACCAACACCGGTGTAGATGTTTCTCTCTCTGTAGAGAGTTATTGTTTCTTGGTTTGCGCAAGCTATGCACAAGGGACTTAGATGCGTGTGAAGATGCGAATTGGTATTATCAACGATTATTTCTGGATTGGTCTAAGAAAATGGTCAGTTATTTAATTAATAGCCCTTTTCTAAAATTTGAATGTCTTATCTTttggtaaaatattttctttggAAAAAGTTTGTTAAGCTTCTTTGTTGGTACTTAAATAACTACTGTTCTCTTTTCTAATGTTCAACGGTCaattccttttttgctttttctaaTTGCTAgtatcaatttttaaaataattctacatgaattttccacattttccaaCACGCCGAttagaaacaacaacaaaccgcaACTTATCGATTAGCTGTCAAACTAGCGTTTGTGTCAAACTAGCGTTTGTGTCAAacagtggttttgttttgaacgcGGATTGAAGAAACGCCTCAGTATGGTCAACATACCGAAAGAGTCTGCTGGGACAGCTGCCGGTTCCTAAATCAGAGTGATTTAGACTTGTTAAATGTTGGGGGATTTGACCAAGGCATAGCCGCACAACAGAAGAATAAGATAGGAAAGTAGTAAAGTGCCTTATCGAAGCCTTCGGTTTGAGAAATAACGACAATGTCCACTCCTCCGATCGATGATGGGTAAGTTTCGTGTATTCAAGTTACGCCAATTGTACTTAACAAACAATGCCCATCACCCAACAGCGATGATACCATTGCGGATGAGGATATGTTTGCAGCTGGGAATGCTTCGGTAAGTAACCAAACAAGCTGGGTATGAAGCAAGCAACTCTAACACGGAAGGTCCATTTCTTCTTTAGCAAATTAGCATTATCAATAGTGAGGTGCTGGCGACCCATATTTTGCAGTTTGCCGATGAAGTAAACGATGACAATTTCACGATACCCGCATTATCGCAGGAAACAATACCCGACCTGAAATTTTCCCTACCGAGCTCACTGAATCCCGCCGGCAAATATCCGTCGTCGGATGATTTCTGTCACGATGACGTAGCGTGCACGGTGCTTCCGTCTAGCACACAAGGCAGCGGTTTCATTTACTCCCAGCAGCTCCAGAAGCTGTTCCTTAAAACGGAGAGCACCTGTTCGTTTGACGTTAAGTGTGAGCTGCCCGGTTTGTTTTCGACCCAGGGATGGTACGTACGGGTAATGTTGGTATCGCTCGCACCAGAGTCACAGCACGAACCGATCGTACGCTGCCACAACCACCTTGCCAAAGATACTGCACCAGAACACGTCAAGAAACACGTGGTAAGGTGTAGAAACGTACGGCATGAGTATGTAGGAACCGGGAACGGTCCGTTCTTTGAGGATCGTTGTGCGGTTCGTGTGCCACTCGATCCGGAGGAGCTGTGTGTTAATATCATGCTTCAGTTCATGTGCCAGAACACGTGCTTTCGTGCTAACCAACGGCGTACCGGGTTGGTATTCACGCTAGAAAACGACCAAGGACACATATGGGCGAGGCGCATGGTGCAGGTTAAAATCTGCATCAACTATCGGCGGGATATGCAGAACGAGGAGAATCCCAACAGAACCCATTCCACAAACACATCGTCCATTGCTGGATCGAGCGGTAATGGTTCCGTACGGCGGTATAAAGCTAGAAATCAACGGCGCCGTCCGCAGACGAGCACTGGACGGGTGGCTCAACAAGTCATCCGAACAGATTCATTCCATTGCCCACCCAACCTGGAACCGTGCCTGGTGGACATCGAAATGCCCAACATGCGCATGGCTAAACggttgatggacatcgcaatcGGGATGATTTCGACGCACGTTTTACGCGCAGAGGATCCGGAAACGAAAGCTCAACTAATGGAGCACATCGCCAACATTCGGAGCAAGCGCGATATGTTGGTTGTCTGCAATAGCCAATGTAGTGTTGATAGTGACCTGCTGTAGTTTTAACTCATACTTTAAGAAGAATAAGCTATTTTTAGACCATATTTACACATCACTGTACATAATATCATCATGACCTGTTTTTATGTCCATAACGACCAACtaatagaacaaaaaatgtCTACAACTTTAACCATAGCGaataaaaatggttttatCTACGTATGTTATGTATATTGCTTCATAATGTTTTCGGAAATGCACCCAAATCCATGTATTTCGCATTAGTTAGCTATTCGAAACAATGCTGCAACTTGATTTTCTCTAATAAACACTTGCTTTATTAACCGTCGCCAAATGTCTATACGCCGGTAATGAATATTATTGTTGTAACTGTTAAAATAACGATCTACTTAAGCATAACTAAATCCAAATCATCATCTGCATAGAAAAAAGCGCACCGGAAGTGTAACGCACAAAGAAAATTGGAAACAGCGCAACAGAGCACGGTGGAAAAGTGGTGCGTTAATGTAAGAAAATCTTAATGAATCTTACCATTTTCCGGTCATTGCCCTGTTCTGATATATGTTATctatttacacattttttaGCACGTTCCCGCACCAGGGCTAAATAATGTTCCCGCCGTACGGAATATATCCTTAGGTAAATAATTGCATCGAATATTTGGTCTATAAATAAGATTGCTTTTACACACATGTGTATCTGTCACCAACTGTACGTTATTCTCCTTTCCGTACATTGGATTTATAGAACTCGTTTAATACAAGCATCCTAAATAGTTTCTCTAATTCTAATACCTCTCGAATACAGTTGGACAGTTAGTGAAATTACTGGATCCTACCACGACCTGCGCTGTTTTTGTCTTTCGGTAAAGAGAAATGGATCGAAGGTGAGAAGAAAGGAAACGGCGTGAGGGTTGGGTGAAATGAGAACATTAGATGTATCTTTATATCTTTGGTCGTGCCGAAACTGTTACCCGGATCAAACGACGGGGTCATGTTTTGTCagtgaaattaattatccGGATATTCAAATTATGGCTCCTAGCTGCTTAAAATTACATCATTCGCTACCGGAAGACGCATTACTAAAGCttaaatgtgaaacaaaacaatactcTTAATAAACGTATCTTATCTACGTTACGTACGTTAAAATATAACCTCAACAGCTTAAGAATCACTCTAAAAATATGGCCTTTTCCTTGCCCAAACGGCGTTCTTGACGAATGCTCCCTCGGCGGCATATTCCTTCACTATACGTCAAACAAACTGTCCACACCCCGTCAGTGCACGGCTGTAATCGTAGCTATTGATTAAGAAATTGACTTGCGACCTaacgaaaataaattccaTGTTCTTCACCATCCATTTTGGCTATCAAAATACACGGCAACCACCCTGCGTCCCTGCGTCAGTCTTTTCTGCATCGATGCCCTACGCCAAATATCGGTTCTCTAAATTTGCTATCTAAAACAACcctgttttccattccatttacTTGTCAAATACATCACACAGAGTGCCCAAAGGTGATAACCGTTACAACAGCATATCACGTTTAAACATTTCCTAAACTCTCCTTTTCCTGCATTAATGTCCGATCGAATTCGCTCAAATATTAAAGCCCGTTGTAAGAAGAAAAGTTATAGCAAAagcatcgaaaaaaaaatcattcctagTTCCAGTGTTTGTACTTAGTGTGAGTTGGAAGCGTTTTTTGCCCGTTGCTTTCTTTGTTTCGATAAAAACTCCTTCCTTTTCTTTTAGGCCTCTTATTTGCAAAACTGTGTGCCACGATCATCTCGCAAAGCTTCCTTTTTGATGCTTATACCTTGCTATTTCGTGCCGgtttcggtggtggtgttggtggtcgTTTGCGATCGTCGTATCTTCCTCCACCACTGCCCGGCGGTGGACTGCTGCATCCGGATACGTTAGAGGAACTAGAATTGATCACAATTACGCTATGATTTCGTGTTTCCACCACATCGTAAGAGGCGTTAACAGCCACCACGGTAGTGCCCGTTGCCAATAGTGGCTTAAATGTTATGTAGTGGCTTGCATTGCTCGGCTGCTGTATGTGTGGCGCAGGTGTAGTGTACTGCCGCTGTTCGATCGTGCCCTTACCACCACAAGGCAGATTAGTGTAATCGGCATCGGTTCGTGTTTTGAGTGGCAATGGTGGCGGTACGCTGTCTTCCTCTGATGTGGTAGAACCATTGGTTATTATAGAATTGCGATTGCTGCTACTTTCGGCCGAACCAATCGAATTGGTGTCTCCTGTGGTGATTCCGTTGGGTGTTGCGCCACCACCCGGCAGCACTCTACTACCCATCGTTGGGGTTGCAATGCTTGGTGGTCTTGACAGGCGCTTCTCTTTCTCCACTTCCGAGCGTAACGGCCGTTTTGGATGCAACTAAAATTGGAAGCAATGATTAGATGTTATGCCAAATGAACACTTTTCAAGAGATATCGCTCAGATCTTACCTCCTCGGTTAGTTCGAATACGGGCAACGTGTTGGTAGGAGTGGTTGCGTTCGAAACAGCAGTTACAGTGCTGCTCGATAGAAGACTCATTGGACCGCCACTATCCCTATCGGAGGAGACAATGCTGGAACTATGCTCGCTTGCCGTCGAAATGGGACTAGTGTAAAATTGACTATTGGACACCGACAAACTTAACGATTCTCGATCCATCTTGAGTGAAGAAGAGAGAAATAATTAATATCATTCTTTATATATACAACACGTGCATATTAAACGTTGTATATTACACCACTACTTACTTTACGGCTCGATCGTCGTTTGGTGAgtgttttatccttttttgctttcgaaCCGGGTGATGTACCGAGGGACGTTCtaacaaaattaacaaaaaaaaaagaatgaaaaaaaataggatAAAATTatgatgtaaaacaaaacaaaacaaatagcaaaCTTCAGCATGGTCACGCATGTGTACACGACAAAACACTGAATAGTATAAAATGTATATTCACAACAAAGTATAAGAAAAGAGGAAAATGCGCACAAccaaaacaatggaaaatagAAAGCAGATGAGTAAGGAAACAAATACACCGAACGAATCCGTCGTAATGCCATTAAAAGAACGAAGTGCAAATGATAAGCAATTAATgttgaaggaaggaaaatataTGTTGCGACATGATTTTCCCGTTCGAGTGCAGTATGTGCGATGATAGGTCGAGTCTGTAGAAACGTAGTTAAGAAACGTGTCGAGTTTCATTGTACGAGCGCGTAGAATAGCACACACACGGGATAGTAGGAAGAGAAAAGAATTGGGAGAAAAAGGTATATGAATTATTAAACTGCAATATACAACACAAGAAAGAGAAGAAAGCAGTAATCTTGAGCAGTAAAAAGTTGGGTAACATATGGTGCTGATCTTTCACAACTTTtacaccggaaaagcgatACTTGTGTGCTGTTGTTCATGTATGATCTTATTTCAGGGTTTTCAACAGCACAGGTTAGCCATgggaaatagaaaattcaGTATAAGCACCCAACTATGTCTCGGAAGAGGGTATGTGTGCACGAACAacgatcgttcgttcgttccgtTGTAGCGTGTCAATTTGTACGGAAGGAACGCCGGAAGGACACAACAGTAGAGTGAAAAGCACACGatcacacgcacacgaacTCACAGCGAACCGATCTTCACCACACACCATCCGAGATGTTCTGCTTTGCTCACTAGCAGTTGGAAGCCACTAACAAATGGGTTCCTCGATCGATGCTCCATCTCTCTAATGCTTTGTGCAGTGTATCCTTGCTACTATTCCTGTCAAGCTTTTCCTAAATTTACACCGCGTGCCGATCGACGTTTTCGGGAGTACCTAATAAACGAGCACTTAAAGTGCGCTTCAACCCAAAATCGGTTGCAGATAGCAACTAAAGATCACCAGACAGTACCAACAGCGACCTTCCACAAATGGAGTGGAGTAAtgaaagataaattaaatgcaaaagaaagaaatgtttaaaagGTCATAATTGTATCGCAACcgacaaaaaatcaaacacacacattgtaTGCCATTGTAAAGTGTACGATTGTTCTGTACTGAAATGCCCAGAATGTGTTTGTATGCGTGTTTTGTGTCCAACTGCCCAAGAGCAATCGGAAGCTGTACGGGTTTGTTGTGTGATAAATGAATTTGctgattttctttttggtaCACACAAGCCAAAATGCGGGAATATAAATACAATAGGCGCAAGCAAATTTTTTATACGCACTGTCGCAGTTTGGTGCCAATCTTGGAGGACAGGTTGGATATCAATTTTCCGCCGGACCCAGTTGCGGTAAAACTGGACAAACTTATTCGATCGAACTCGAAGAAGTCACTAGTCCCGGAATGCATTGCATATGTTGAAGAGTACGGATAAAATTTTGTGTTTATGCAAATCATGCAATCATTAAAACAGTAAACGCCACCGCGTTGATGGATAGAATGTTTAAGGacggggtggaaaaaatgggaagaaacaaaaaacatttcaatgaaGATAACTGCTTTTAGAAACAAGAAAACGAAGGACAGGATTTACGAATTGACCCCGAAAGAAAGGACGCACGACATATCCCACAAATGATGAATGATGTGCTGATTGGTGAGgtactttcctttctttctctcttcttcttcttccatcTTATACCTCTAGTCTCTCGTTGGGTCAATTCGGGTTCCTTTTGCTttagtaataaaattttaaaataggAGCTTGGCTAGTTCAAGCGTTGAGCCGTTTACCATCTCGATCACGGTGGTCACCTTCTTACCTTGCTAAGTTGACCGTATTGAAGTTGGCCAAGTTGGCGATAGTGTTCTTAAATCCACCCGAAC
The Anopheles moucheti chromosome 2, idAnoMoucSN_F20_07, whole genome shotgun sequence genome window above contains:
- the LOC128297695 gene encoding serine protease snake-like, whose protein sequence is MAASHPVSILTMWTVFLVLCCLTHSLLALQEGESCQHQGETGVCRPYSKCKRGNRITVCSYSATEAIICCPPSQQLASASVTRTGPLSSTNRGGTERISEKKCRDYKDLTTESVAISALTLNPTLVKIDVPKCDMVVKLIVGGNITKPGEFPHMAAIGWRRPTGGYSFECGGSLISEYYLLTAAHCYAESESGELPSIVRLGDQNLVREDDGAEPEDYDIKRFIVHPDFKWSAGKYNDLALIETNERVVFTNFIRPACLYTSERLDVSTAIATGFGLTEDFGPKSDELRKVALNIYDNALCADRYRLNRHIRQGISSTQICVGDLSGGKDTCQGDSGGPLQVTREENQCMFYIVGVTSFGQVCGSATPAIYTRVSSYLDWIESVVWQ
- the LOC128297694 gene encoding uncharacterized protein LOC128297694, producing the protein MSTPPIDDGDDTIADEDMFAAGNASQISIINSEVLATHILQFADEVNDDNFTIPALSQETIPDLKFSLPSSLNPAGKYPSSDDFCHDDVACTVLPSSTQGSGFIYSQQLQKLFLKTESTCSFDVKCELPGLFSTQGWYVRVMLVSLAPESQHEPIVRCHNHLAKDTAPEHVKKHVVRCRNVRHEYVGTGNGPFFEDRCAVRVPLDPEELCVNIMLQFMCQNTCFRANQRRTGLVFTLENDQGHIWARRMVQVKICINYRRDMQNEENPNRTHSTNTSSIAGSSGNGSVRRYKARNQRRRPQTSTGRVAQQVIRTDSFHCPPNLEPCLVDIEMPNMRMAKRLMDIAIGMISTHVLRAEDPETKAQLMEHIANIRSKRDMLVVCNSQCSVDSDLL